The Sinomicrobium kalidii genome contains a region encoding:
- the gpmI gene encoding 2,3-bisphosphoglycerate-independent phosphoglycerate mutase, with amino-acid sequence MNKKVLLMILDGWGKSPDPKISAIDNANTPFIDSLYKKYPNANLLTDGMNVGLPEGQMGNSEVGHMNLGAGRIVYQDLAKINLAVENNTLSEEKVLRDAFSHAKENNRKVHFLGLISDGGVHSHIKHLKGLLDAANGAGLENVYVHAFTDGRDVDPKSGKGFIEDIQQYCTKKNAALATITGRYYAMDRDKRWERVKLAYDALVNGTGYLTDDPVGAVQKSYDEGITDEFIKPIIVESKQGGPTATIEEGDVVIFFNFRTDRGRQLTQALSQQDFHEQNMHKLNLYFVTMTNYDNTFGNIHVIYDKENIKKTLGEVLSRAGKKQIRIAETEKYPHVTFFFNGGREEPFEGESRILCPSPKVATYDLQPEMSAYDIRDGIVPELKKGEVDFVCLNFANPDMVGHTGVMEAAIKACEAVDECARDVVTAASENGYASIIIADHGNCDTMVNPDGSPNTAHTTNPVPIILVDEDIKEIHNGILGDIAPTILKLIGIAQPEEMTRKPLV; translated from the coding sequence ATGAACAAAAAAGTTTTATTGATGATCCTGGACGGGTGGGGAAAATCCCCCGATCCGAAGATCTCGGCGATAGACAATGCAAATACACCTTTTATAGATTCCCTTTATAAAAAATACCCGAATGCCAACCTGCTGACAGATGGCATGAATGTAGGGCTTCCGGAAGGGCAGATGGGCAACAGTGAAGTGGGGCATATGAACCTCGGTGCCGGACGGATAGTGTACCAGGACCTGGCCAAGATCAACCTGGCGGTGGAAAACAATACCCTATCGGAAGAAAAAGTACTTAGGGATGCTTTTTCCCATGCAAAGGAAAATAACAGGAAGGTTCATTTTCTCGGACTGATCAGTGACGGAGGGGTGCATTCGCATATCAAACACCTCAAGGGGTTGCTGGATGCGGCCAACGGAGCCGGGCTGGAAAATGTATATGTTCATGCGTTCACCGACGGGCGTGACGTTGACCCGAAAAGCGGAAAAGGTTTTATAGAGGACATACAACAATACTGTACGAAAAAAAATGCGGCCCTGGCCACGATTACCGGGCGCTATTATGCGATGGACAGGGACAAGCGCTGGGAACGGGTAAAACTGGCTTACGATGCCCTGGTCAACGGTACGGGTTACCTTACGGACGATCCGGTAGGTGCCGTACAGAAAAGTTATGACGAAGGCATTACCGATGAGTTTATTAAGCCCATCATTGTTGAAAGTAAACAGGGAGGCCCCACGGCAACGATAGAAGAGGGCGATGTGGTTATTTTCTTCAACTTCCGTACCGACAGGGGGAGGCAACTTACCCAGGCCCTGAGCCAGCAGGATTTCCACGAGCAGAATATGCACAAGCTCAACCTGTATTTTGTAACCATGACCAACTATGATAATACCTTCGGGAATATCCATGTGATATACGACAAGGAAAATATAAAGAAAACCCTCGGCGAAGTATTGTCCCGGGCGGGGAAAAAGCAGATAAGGATAGCGGAAACCGAAAAGTATCCGCATGTTACTTTCTTCTTCAACGGAGGGCGCGAAGAACCTTTTGAAGGGGAAAGCAGGATACTGTGCCCCTCACCCAAGGTAGCCACCTATGACCTGCAACCGGAGATGAGTGCCTATGACATCCGTGATGGCATTGTCCCCGAACTGAAAAAAGGAGAGGTGGATTTTGTGTGTCTCAATTTTGCCAATCCGGATATGGTGGGGCATACGGGAGTCATGGAAGCGGCAATTAAAGCCTGTGAAGCTGTTGATGAATGTGCCCGCGATGTAGTTACGGCAGCTTCGGAGAACGGGTATGCTTCCATTATCATCGCCGATCACGGTAACTGTGATACCATGGTGAATCCGGACGGAAGCCCCAATACGGCGCATACCACTAATCCGGTACCGATAATCCTGGTGGATGAAGATATAAAGGAGATCCATAACGGTATCCTGGGCGATATTGCCCCTACGATCCTGAAATTGATAGGGATAGCCCAACCGGAAGAAATGACCCGGAAACCATTGGTGTAA
- a CDS encoding Sec-independent protein translocase subunit TatA/TatB — translation MFLFISGPEILFILLIVVMVFGADKIPEIAKGLGKGMQQLRNATNDIKSEIQKSAEKQGIDSSLTKDINEEINKVKDDMDDITGSIKRRL, via the coding sequence ATGTTTTTATTTATCAGTGGCCCGGAAATACTTTTTATTCTCCTTATAGTAGTGATGGTTTTTGGTGCCGATAAGATACCTGAAATAGCCAAAGGGCTCGGTAAGGGCATGCAGCAACTCAGGAACGCTACCAATGACATCAAGAGTGAGATACAGAAAAGTGCTGAAAAACAGGGGATAGACAGTAGTCTGACCAAGGACATAAACGAGGAAATAAATAAAGTAAAGGACGATATGGACGACATTACCGGGTCTATTAAAAGACGGCTTTAA
- a CDS encoding phosphatase PAP2 family protein, with amino-acid sequence MIASWPEYDKGLLVFINHLGNVRWDVFWVYATSIVAWIPLYLVFVYLIIKNFSRQKALAVLTTLVFTLIFTLLFTEITKELVQRSRPVNDPRVLQELRIVIRAHGYSFFSGHASNAMAVTTLFILFLRKKRKWVYVLYVWPLFFGLSRLYFAVHYPTDVLMGWLTGFLIAVGFYRYLGRALLDYAAYRETIPDGK; translated from the coding sequence ATGATCGCTTCATGGCCGGAATACGATAAGGGCCTTCTTGTATTTATTAATCATCTCGGAAATGTCCGGTGGGATGTTTTTTGGGTTTACGCCACCAGTATTGTCGCCTGGATTCCGCTCTACCTGGTTTTTGTTTATCTCATTATAAAAAATTTTTCCAGGCAAAAAGCTCTGGCTGTCCTCACCACCTTAGTATTCACACTTATTTTTACCCTTCTGTTTACTGAAATTACAAAAGAACTGGTACAACGCTCCAGACCGGTGAATGATCCCCGTGTGCTACAGGAGTTGCGTATTGTTATCCGGGCGCATGGTTACAGCTTTTTCTCCGGGCATGCATCAAACGCCATGGCGGTGACCACGCTTTTTATCCTTTTTTTGCGAAAAAAGCGGAAATGGGTGTATGTTCTGTACGTCTGGCCCCTGTTCTTCGGCCTCAGCAGACTTTACTTTGCCGTGCATTACCCTACGGATGTATTGATGGGATGGCTGACCGGATTTTTAATTGCTGTCGGTTTTTACAGGTATCTGGGACGTGCACTTTTAGACTACGCGGCTTATCGTGAGACCATCCCGGACGGGAAGTAA
- a CDS encoding O-methyltransferase, whose translation MHFLSEVLENYVEQHTEEEPELLRELNRETHLKVLRPRMLSGHFQGRLLSLLSKLMAPRYILEIGTYTGYSALCMAEGLQKDGELHTIDINEELYDLQRKYFDRSDYGEQIKQHTGDALDIIPTLNINFDLVFIDADKPNYPRYFDLVLDKMNKGGIILSDNVLWSGKVVEEVKPDDKNTLALLKYNKKLREDPRVETVLLPVRDGLTISRVV comes from the coding sequence ATGCATTTTTTATCAGAAGTTTTGGAAAATTACGTAGAGCAACACACCGAGGAAGAACCGGAACTGCTGCGCGAACTCAACCGTGAGACTCATCTCAAGGTATTGCGCCCCCGGATGCTGAGCGGACATTTCCAGGGCAGGCTGCTGAGTCTCCTGTCCAAACTGATGGCTCCCCGGTATATCCTGGAAATAGGGACATATACGGGATATTCGGCCCTGTGTATGGCAGAAGGGCTTCAAAAAGACGGAGAACTGCACACTATAGACATCAACGAAGAACTGTATGACCTGCAACGGAAATATTTTGACAGGAGCGACTATGGCGAACAAATAAAACAGCACACCGGAGATGCTCTTGACATTATTCCCACACTGAATATAAACTTTGACCTGGTCTTTATCGATGCCGACAAACCGAACTATCCCCGTTACTTTGATCTTGTGCTGGACAAGATGAACAAAGGCGGGATCATACTTTCGGACAATGTGTTGTGGAGCGGAAAAGTGGTCGAGGAAGTCAAACCGGACGACAAAAATACTCTTGCCCTTCTTAAATACAATAAAAAACTCAGGGAAGACCCCAGGGTTGAAACCGTATTACTTCCCGTCCGGGATGGTCTCACGATAAGCCGCGTAGTCTAA
- the kynU gene encoding kynureninase, whose product MQFQNTRAFAQEMDARDPLKKYKDEFIFPQVNGKPVIYFTGNSLGLQPRSARKYVDEIMEDWAEMAVEGHFYARKPWWDYHERFAAPLGRIVGAKPSEVTVMNTLTVNLHLLMVSFYRPTPKRYKILCEAKAFPSDQYMLESQVKFHGFDPADAIVEVEKREGEHHIRTEDVISRIKEAGDKLALVLIGGVNYYTGQVFDVEAITRAGHQAGALVGWDLAHAAGNVKLQLHDWKVDFAAWCSYKYMNSGPGNASGAFVHEKHHNNKDLPRFAGWWGHNKERRFLMEPGFDPVRGADGWQVSNLPVLSLAPYLASVEMFDEVGMDALIRKRDQLTAYLEFVLEQVDEDTEGEFEIITPKQPEERACQLSVFLHGQGRALFDYLMKNGVITDWREPNVIRLAPAPFYCSFEDMYEFGQILKNGINQKT is encoded by the coding sequence ATGCAATTTCAGAATACGAGGGCATTTGCACAGGAAATGGATGCCCGGGATCCACTAAAAAAGTACAAGGACGAATTTATTTTTCCGCAGGTAAACGGGAAACCGGTGATTTATTTTACGGGAAATTCCCTGGGACTGCAACCGCGGAGCGCCCGGAAATATGTTGACGAAATTATGGAAGACTGGGCGGAAATGGCCGTGGAGGGTCATTTTTACGCCCGGAAACCCTGGTGGGACTATCACGAACGTTTTGCTGCCCCTCTCGGCAGGATCGTAGGGGCAAAACCTTCCGAGGTTACCGTCATGAACACCCTTACGGTAAACCTTCACCTCTTAATGGTCTCTTTTTACAGACCGACACCAAAGCGCTATAAAATATTGTGCGAGGCCAAAGCCTTTCCCAGTGACCAGTACATGCTGGAAAGCCAGGTGAAGTTTCACGGTTTTGATCCGGCCGATGCCATTGTGGAAGTGGAAAAGCGGGAAGGAGAGCATCATATCCGTACGGAAGATGTGATTTCCAGGATTAAAGAGGCCGGGGACAAACTGGCACTGGTACTTATTGGCGGGGTCAACTATTATACCGGGCAAGTATTTGACGTGGAAGCCATAACCCGTGCCGGACACCAGGCAGGTGCTCTCGTGGGATGGGACCTGGCACATGCTGCGGGAAACGTAAAACTGCAACTGCACGACTGGAAGGTGGACTTCGCCGCCTGGTGCAGTTATAAGTATATGAACAGCGGCCCCGGAAATGCATCGGGAGCCTTTGTGCACGAAAAGCACCATAACAATAAAGACCTTCCCCGCTTTGCAGGCTGGTGGGGGCATAACAAGGAACGCCGTTTTCTTATGGAGCCCGGTTTTGACCCTGTTCGCGGAGCCGATGGCTGGCAGGTAAGTAATCTTCCCGTGTTGTCGCTTGCCCCTTATCTGGCTTCCGTGGAAATGTTTGACGAAGTGGGGATGGATGCATTGATCCGAAAACGGGATCAACTCACTGCATACCTCGAATTTGTGCTGGAACAGGTAGATGAGGATACCGAAGGCGAATTTGAGATCATTACTCCGAAACAACCGGAAGAAAGGGCCTGTCAACTCTCCGTATTTTTACACGGACAGGGACGGGCGTTGTTTGACTACCTGATGAAAAACGGGGTGATCACCGACTGGCGCGAACCTAATGTCATCCGGCTGGCGCCCGCACCTTTTTACTGTTCTTTTGAAGACATGTATGAATTCGGGCAGATATTGAAAAACGGGATTAATCAAAAGACATAG
- a CDS encoding FAD-dependent oxidoreductase, with protein MQTPKKTAIVGSGLVGSLLAIYLKHRGHEVDVYDRRPDIRTIEFSGRSINLAMSRRGWKALEEVGIADEVRKVAIKMDKRAIHTLDKPLYFQPYGKEGQAIYSISRGILNKKMIDLAEQAGAGFVFESKVWDVDLPEATIRTGESENTVWQARKYDLVFGADGAFSRVRHKMQRQSRFNYSQEFLDTGYKELTIPPNTDGSHKLDKHSLHIWPRGAFMFIALPNLDGSFTGTLFMPFEGKNSFETLDTEKKVQAFFEHYFPDVVEDIPSLLKDFFKNPTSALVTVKCFPWTYWDKVALVGDAAHAIVPFYGQGMNAGFEDIRLLNHLMNIHGDDWEAIFKQYQTERKPNADAIAELSFRNFMEMSSKTADADFILQKKIESRFAEKYPGKWMPLYSRVTFSDRPYAEALAEGDRQRAIMEKVMQMDNIAEIWDSETVEEKILSLLEEMAPGAFSR; from the coding sequence ATGCAGACGCCTAAAAAAACAGCAATAGTAGGGAGTGGATTGGTTGGATCTCTACTGGCCATATATTTAAAACACCGGGGACATGAAGTGGATGTTTACGACCGTAGGCCGGACATACGGACCATAGAATTTTCGGGAAGGTCCATAAACCTGGCCATGTCGCGACGGGGCTGGAAGGCCCTGGAGGAAGTGGGAATAGCGGATGAGGTGAGAAAAGTGGCCATTAAAATGGATAAAAGGGCTATTCACACGCTGGATAAACCCTTGTACTTCCAGCCGTATGGTAAAGAGGGGCAAGCCATATACTCCATTTCACGGGGGATTTTAAACAAAAAAATGATCGATCTTGCCGAACAGGCCGGTGCCGGATTTGTTTTCGAATCCAAAGTGTGGGATGTGGACCTTCCCGAAGCGACCATCCGTACCGGGGAAAGCGAGAATACAGTATGGCAGGCCCGGAAATACGACCTGGTCTTTGGTGCGGACGGTGCGTTTTCCAGGGTGCGCCACAAAATGCAGCGTCAGAGCCGGTTTAATTACTCACAGGAATTTCTGGATACGGGATATAAGGAACTCACCATACCGCCTAATACCGACGGTTCGCATAAACTTGACAAACATTCCCTGCATATCTGGCCCAGGGGGGCGTTTATGTTCATTGCCCTGCCCAATCTGGACGGCAGCTTTACGGGAACGCTTTTTATGCCTTTTGAAGGAAAAAATTCCTTTGAGACCCTGGACACCGAGAAAAAGGTACAGGCCTTTTTTGAACACTATTTTCCCGATGTGGTTGAGGATATCCCGAGTTTGCTAAAGGACTTTTTTAAAAATCCGACCAGTGCTTTGGTAACCGTAAAATGCTTTCCCTGGACGTATTGGGACAAGGTGGCGCTGGTGGGTGATGCTGCCCATGCCATCGTGCCTTTTTACGGGCAGGGAATGAATGCCGGGTTTGAAGATATCCGGTTACTGAACCACCTGATGAATATACACGGGGACGATTGGGAAGCCATTTTTAAACAATATCAGACGGAGCGCAAACCCAATGCCGATGCCATTGCCGAACTCAGTTTCCGCAATTTTATGGAGATGAGTTCCAAAACGGCCGATGCCGATTTTATTCTGCAGAAAAAGATAGAAAGCAGGTTTGCCGAAAAGTACCCCGGGAAATGGATGCCCCTGTACAGCAGGGTAACCTTCTCAGACCGGCCCTATGCCGAAGCCCTGGCCGAAGGCGATCGCCAGAGGGCGATTATGGAAAAGGTCATGCAAATGGACAATATAGCCGAAATATGGGATAGCGAAACCGTAGAAGAAAAAATACTTTCACTTCTGGAAGAGATGGCTCCCGGGGCGTTTAGCAGATAG
- a CDS encoding DoxX family protein — translation MKPLIVLITIFTLILAVTRIVYGQWDIYRSGRVAMAVMLIFTAIGHFKFTEGMILMLPDFVPAKREMVLATGIIELIAAVGLFIPSLRILTAWLLILFFVLIFPANIHAALHNVNLEKASYDGDGINYLWFRVPLQLLFIAWVYFFVIRTGR, via the coding sequence ATGAAACCGTTAATCGTGCTTATCACTATTTTCACCCTCATACTTGCCGTAACGCGAATAGTTTACGGGCAATGGGACATTTATCGCTCCGGCAGGGTGGCCATGGCCGTTATGCTGATCTTTACGGCCATAGGGCATTTCAAATTCACGGAAGGCATGATCCTGATGTTGCCCGATTTCGTTCCTGCCAAAAGAGAGATGGTGCTGGCTACCGGAATTATAGAGCTTATTGCTGCCGTAGGACTTTTTATCCCTTCCCTGCGGATACTTACGGCCTGGTTGCTTATCCTTTTCTTTGTACTGATCTTTCCGGCCAATATTCATGCCGCACTGCATAACGTCAACCTCGAAAAGGCTTCATACGACGGAGACGGGATAAATTATCTCTGGTTCAGGGTTCCCCTGCAACTGCTTTTTATAGCCTGGGTATATTTCTTTGTGATCCGGACCGGGAGATAG
- a CDS encoding Crp/Fnr family transcriptional regulator, giving the protein MKAIQEYFKKLVPFTDSDGSFFSSQLIKREYKKGELILSHGSTENYLSFIEKGIIRFYTVKEDKEITFSFAFENAFVSAYDSFLMQTPVQYHVQALADTILWSISYGDLQEVYKETAAGQQIGRKAAEELFIKKSKREMAFLQQSARERYESLFAENPVLLQKVPLKYIASYIGITPQALSRIRKRIS; this is encoded by the coding sequence ATGAAAGCCATCCAGGAGTATTTCAAAAAACTTGTTCCGTTTACTGATTCCGACGGTAGTTTCTTTTCTTCCCAACTTATAAAAAGGGAATACAAAAAGGGCGAGTTGATATTATCGCATGGCAGCACTGAAAATTACCTTTCATTTATTGAAAAGGGCATTATCCGGTTCTATACCGTGAAAGAAGACAAAGAAATTACATTCAGTTTTGCGTTTGAGAACGCTTTTGTCAGTGCCTATGATTCCTTTTTAATGCAGACCCCCGTACAATACCATGTGCAAGCCCTGGCCGATACCATATTGTGGAGCATCAGTTACGGGGATTTACAGGAAGTCTACAAGGAAACAGCAGCCGGGCAGCAAATCGGCCGCAAAGCTGCAGAAGAGCTATTTATCAAAAAAAGTAAAAGGGAAATGGCCTTCCTGCAACAAAGTGCCCGGGAACGCTACGAAAGCCTGTTTGCGGAAAACCCTGTCCTGCTGCAAAAGGTACCCTTAAAATATATCGCTTCGTACATAGGTATTACCCCCCAGGCACTGAGCAGGATAAGAAAACGGATTTCTTAA
- a CDS encoding winged helix-turn-helix transcriptional regulator, giving the protein MYERKIPEDLECGINLTTKVLGGKWKPCIIDAIHRGIRRPSELHQDIDEASPRVINMQLKELLEHDIIRKKIYPGLPLKVEYYLTPLGESLLFIIDAMDKWGTEHRDHVLQVLEEVPR; this is encoded by the coding sequence ATGTACGAAAGAAAAATCCCGGAAGACCTGGAGTGTGGCATCAACCTTACGACCAAGGTATTGGGTGGAAAATGGAAACCCTGTATTATTGATGCCATTCACAGGGGCATACGACGGCCCAGTGAACTTCATCAAGATATCGATGAGGCCAGTCCGCGGGTTATCAACATGCAACTCAAAGAATTACTGGAGCACGATATCATCCGGAAAAAAATATACCCCGGACTCCCCCTGAAAGTGGAATACTACCTGACTCCCCTGGGCGAAAGTTTACTTTTTATTATAGATGCCATGGACAAATGGGGAACGGAACACCGCGACCATGTTTTACAGGTCCTGGAAGAAGTTCCTCGATGA
- a CDS encoding NAD(P)-dependent oxidoreductase produces MNSTNKVPEKISVIGLGNMGYRLAELLIANNYEVTVWNRTANKADTLVSKGAVLAGSAAEAIAASPVTVICVYDYKAAKAILHNGEVTAKLRGKTLIELTTGSPAEADDAESWAQRYGAAYLDGAIQAAPDQMGRTDTSILISGKETVFKANESLLGVFGGNVSYLGSHAGAASTMDLATLSYLYGSILGFFHGARIVESQGMNVEAYGSLAAAISPTFGEFLEHEGKVIRDGDFKISQSPMRISVEAVERILEQAGESGINAELPRLASGLFQRAKAAGYEGEELAALIKVLRKSA; encoded by the coding sequence ATGAATTCTACAAACAAGGTCCCGGAAAAAATATCCGTTATAGGATTGGGAAATATGGGATACAGGCTGGCAGAGTTGCTGATAGCCAATAATTATGAAGTTACCGTGTGGAACCGTACGGCAAACAAGGCAGATACACTTGTATCAAAAGGTGCCGTCCTTGCCGGGAGTGCGGCGGAAGCCATAGCGGCAAGCCCCGTCACAGTTATTTGTGTTTACGATTATAAAGCTGCGAAAGCCATTTTGCACAATGGTGAAGTCACCGCAAAACTCCGCGGAAAAACACTGATAGAATTAACAACCGGGAGCCCTGCGGAGGCCGATGATGCCGAATCCTGGGCGCAGCGCTACGGCGCGGCTTATCTGGACGGGGCCATACAGGCCGCTCCCGACCAGATGGGAAGAACGGATACTTCGATACTGATCTCGGGTAAGGAAACGGTTTTCAAGGCAAACGAGTCGCTTCTCGGGGTGTTCGGGGGCAATGTATCTTATCTGGGAAGTCATGCCGGAGCCGCTTCCACAATGGACCTGGCCACACTTTCTTATCTGTATGGTTCCATTCTGGGGTTCTTTCACGGTGCCCGTATAGTTGAATCCCAGGGGATGAATGTGGAAGCATATGGTTCGCTGGCCGCTGCAATATCTCCGACTTTCGGGGAGTTTCTGGAGCATGAAGGAAAAGTGATCCGGGACGGGGACTTCAAAATATCACAAAGTCCGATGCGCATATCGGTGGAAGCCGTGGAGCGTATCCTCGAACAGGCCGGGGAATCCGGGATCAATGCAGAATTGCCCCGACTGGCATCCGGGCTTTTTCAAAGAGCAAAAGCTGCGGGCTATGAGGGCGAAGAACTCGCCGCGCTGATCAAGGTACTGCGGAAAAGTGCCTGA
- a CDS encoding NAD(P)-dependent oxidoreductase, producing the protein MKENNKIKQHVTVLGLGAMGTALAGAFLQAGHRTTVWNRSADKMKPLLEKGAVAASTVAEAIAASDLIVVCVLNYTVLEKIVKPVAGALRGRTLVSLTNDTPQKAKQMAAWTETHGINYLDGSVLVPVPVVGQSDALLLYSGAKGVFDRHLNVLKALGGKSIYLGDEPGRAALYDLGMTNIFFISLTGVLYSYALLNAEGEKATDFLPYAREIFAVAASFLEDFADSADNRHYPGDLDNIAMEAAGIEHIIRAGSDAGINVSVPEAVKSVFDRAIAAGFGANGMPGIIEGIK; encoded by the coding sequence ATGAAGGAGAACAATAAGATAAAACAACATGTTACGGTACTTGGCCTCGGGGCGATGGGTACGGCCCTGGCCGGGGCCTTTCTTCAAGCCGGGCACAGGACCACAGTGTGGAACAGATCGGCTGACAAGATGAAGCCATTGCTTGAAAAGGGGGCTGTTGCGGCATCAACCGTTGCCGAAGCAATTGCAGCAAGCGACCTTATCGTAGTTTGCGTACTCAATTACACGGTTTTGGAAAAGATCGTAAAGCCGGTCGCCGGAGCACTGAGGGGGCGTACCCTGGTGAGCCTCACTAACGATACGCCTCAAAAAGCAAAACAAATGGCAGCGTGGACGGAAACGCATGGGATCAATTATCTGGACGGTTCGGTCCTGGTCCCTGTCCCGGTTGTCGGGCAGTCCGACGCCCTTTTGCTGTATAGCGGGGCCAAAGGAGTTTTTGACCGGCATTTAAACGTGCTGAAGGCGTTAGGAGGCAAGAGCATTTACCTGGGGGATGAACCCGGCCGTGCGGCATTATACGATCTTGGTATGACCAATATATTTTTTATAAGCCTTACCGGTGTTTTGTATTCTTATGCTCTGCTGAATGCCGAAGGGGAAAAAGCGACAGATTTTCTACCCTATGCCCGGGAGATCTTTGCCGTGGCCGCATCATTTCTGGAAGATTTTGCCGATAGTGCAGACAACCGGCATTATCCCGGTGACCTGGATAACATAGCCATGGAGGCCGCAGGAATTGAACACATTATTCGGGCCGGTAGTGATGCGGGTATAAATGTGAGTGTGCCGGAGGCCGTAAAAAGTGTTTTTGACCGTGCCATAGCGGCAGGTTTCGGTGCAAACGGTATGCCGGGAATTATTGAAGGAATAAAGTAA
- a CDS encoding Rrf2 family transcriptional regulator, with the protein MNNVRFATSLHILTLLTTMKDEFLSSGFIAGSVNVNAAVIRKEMSNLRAYHLVESKEGKGGGSTLARPASQIRLSDIYEAVRQVPVLGRANTPNPKCPVGKEVNKHLEELYTETDNYLIQKLSAMTLEEFAGKFT; encoded by the coding sequence ATGAATAATGTACGCTTTGCCACCTCCCTGCATATATTGACCTTACTTACCACTATGAAGGATGAATTTTTGTCATCCGGATTTATTGCGGGAAGTGTCAATGTCAATGCGGCGGTGATCAGGAAGGAGATGAGCAACCTCAGGGCATATCATCTGGTGGAAAGCAAGGAAGGAAAGGGGGGAGGGAGTACCCTGGCCAGACCGGCTTCACAGATAAGACTGTCGGATATTTATGAAGCGGTGAGGCAGGTGCCCGTACTGGGAAGGGCCAATACCCCCAACCCGAAATGCCCGGTAGGAAAGGAGGTAAACAAACATCTGGAAGAATTGTATACGGAAACCGATAATTACCTCATACAAAAGCTATCGGCAATGACCCTGGAAGAATTTGCGGGGAAATTCACCTGA
- a CDS encoding NAD(P)-dependent oxidoreductase, which produces MKVALIGATGFVGTNILNELVDRGHEVTAIARTPEKTTVKSNKVTPVKADVLDKEKLPGILSGHDAVVSAFNAGWTNPDIYDDFLRGARAVQEATRKSGVKRFIVIGGGGSLYLKPGLQVIDTPEFPAEIKPGADAARVYLEEIRNENELDWVFFSPALEMHRGITTGRTGKYRLGLENPVFDENGKSVLSGEDVGVVIADELENPKHHKQRFTAAY; this is translated from the coding sequence ATGAAAGTAGCATTAATCGGTGCCACCGGGTTTGTGGGCACCAACATTCTGAATGAACTGGTAGACCGCGGTCACGAAGTCACTGCCATTGCGAGAACCCCTGAAAAGACGACCGTAAAAAGCAATAAGGTAACCCCGGTAAAAGCGGATGTGCTGGACAAGGAAAAACTGCCCGGTATACTTTCCGGTCATGATGCCGTGGTCAGCGCCTTCAATGCAGGGTGGACCAATCCCGATATTTATGATGATTTTCTCCGGGGAGCAAGAGCGGTTCAGGAAGCCACGAGGAAATCGGGAGTAAAGCGTTTTATTGTTATCGGGGGCGGGGGAAGCCTTTATCTCAAACCCGGGTTACAGGTGATAGACACTCCGGAGTTCCCGGCCGAGATAAAACCGGGTGCGGATGCAGCACGGGTTTACCTGGAAGAGATCAGGAATGAGAACGAACTCGATTGGGTTTTCTTCAGTCCTGCGCTTGAAATGCACCGGGGAATCACTACGGGACGAACAGGTAAATACCGCCTGGGGCTGGAAAATCCGGTATTTGATGAAAACGGGAAAAGCGTATTGTCCGGTGAGGATGTAGGTGTGGTTATTGCCGATGAACTGGAAAATCCCAAACATCACAAACAGCGGTTTACCGCGGCATATTAG